A single genomic interval of Methyloceanibacter caenitepidi harbors:
- the phbB gene encoding acetoacetyl-CoA reductase, whose translation MGRVALVTGGTRGIGAACSKALKDAGYNVAASYAGNDEAANAFKKETGIAVFKWDVGDYAACEKGVAAVEAELGPIEVLVNNAGISRDAMLNKMTPEQWSEVMRTNLDSVFNVTRQVINGMRDRKFGRIISISSINGQQGMLGLSNYCAAKAGMIGFTRAVALEGARKGITANAIAPGYVATELLSGVSEKVMEAIVGQIPVGRLGEAEEVARCVVFLAADEAAWITGSTISINGGQLAD comes from the coding sequence ATGGGAAGGGTGGCACTGGTCACTGGTGGTACGCGCGGCATTGGCGCCGCATGCAGCAAGGCGCTGAAAGACGCGGGCTACAACGTCGCCGCCAGCTACGCGGGCAACGACGAAGCCGCGAACGCTTTCAAAAAGGAAACCGGCATTGCCGTCTTCAAGTGGGATGTCGGTGACTATGCCGCTTGCGAGAAGGGCGTTGCCGCCGTCGAAGCCGAACTCGGCCCGATCGAAGTGCTGGTGAACAATGCCGGCATCTCCCGCGACGCGATGTTGAACAAGATGACCCCGGAGCAATGGTCCGAGGTCATGCGCACCAATCTCGATTCCGTATTCAACGTGACTCGCCAAGTCATCAACGGCATGCGCGACCGCAAGTTCGGCCGCATCATCTCCATCTCCTCGATCAACGGCCAGCAGGGCATGCTGGGCCTGTCCAATTACTGCGCCGCCAAGGCCGGCATGATCGGCTTCACGCGGGCCGTCGCCCTGGAAGGCGCCCGCAAGGGCATCACCGCCAACGCAATTGCGCCGGGCTACGTCGCCACGGAACTCCTCTCGGGCGTTTCCGAGAAGGTGATGGAGGCTATCGTCGGTCAGATCCCCGTGGGCCGTCTCGGCGAAGCCGAGGAAGTGGCCCGCTGCGTGGTGTTCCTGGCTGCGGACGAAGCCGCTTGGATCACCGGCTCGACCATCAGCATCAATGGCGGTCAGCTCGCCGACTAA